A part of Corvus cornix cornix isolate S_Up_H32 chromosome Z, ASM73873v5, whole genome shotgun sequence genomic DNA contains:
- the ARHGEF28 gene encoding rho guanine nucleotide exchange factor 28 isoform X6, whose amino-acid sequence MDSDSDSPFNYSWPSLPKMRIRRRATKPEHRHSTLDVLRKLKSPPTFFAATRLSPMLSGSDEVYANCMVVDQAGELKTNYIHGDGVSSEISLNPTNSIPMAKSSSSPSLEENDQFIYLPDEQSQRPVKNEENAGSRHAISPSHLYGADSYLTFKTHGFIKDWGQIYADMKKRSSSLDDLEVDCGSGAVSDRSHVHYPPLGSSEALASSRDGLNLPTSLQPKECTVFGIRSRSYSCSSPKSLVGRPRIPRDFAVGDSNGEKAYSLPEQSREQRYGCVSRRAGSRIQEEEWNKYAVPSKNESEKYKVSRTFSFLMNRMTSTRNKCKTKNKDTKDKEKPTRHNFSNGSFPGVIPCTVCEKALLGKESLQCSHCSVIVHKSCKECAPVCTKKSQERYHNKNKPQVGVTNALPGDISQMVQSSVHPSSSVPIGLSPGKREASQQPYFLSKSVPSASLERRATQFSEQDSETSPWRSKSQSEEMLQALGAFSSMDAFIMEDDVDLSQWTDLCTDAEEFEAESWSLVVDPMFCSKQEKDVVKRQDVIFELMQTEVHHIHTLFIMSEIFRKGMKEELQLDHSMVDRIFPCLDELLEIHKQFFCRMKDRRQESCEAGSERNFVINRIGDILVQQFSEENATKMEKIYGEFCSHQKEAVNLFKELQQNKKFQNFIKLRNSNMLARRRGIPECILLVTQRITKYPVLVERILQYSKEGTEEQKDLCKALRLIKDIIAAVDLKVNEYEKKQKLLEILCRTENKTYTKLKNGHVFRKQDLMRKERVLLHEGLVYWKTATGRFKDTLALLLTDVLLFLQEKDQKYIFAAVDQKPSVISLQRLIVREVANEERGMFLISASSAGPEMYEVHTSSKEERNNWMRHIQEAVESCPEEEEEVKMSESDEDRRTAEAKAYKIQKYQESLSNQDQQICSHLEEKLRIYAELGDMCGFDDVHVEPHLLIKPDSGETPQAASLLAAALREVESLHVAVTTSQVSETDRSPEESTEELTVKRTFTANEILESVAGDAERKEIEESPEINLSVEEEVAGASLEDKGGSMNISGSTGTEIVQAIQNLTRLLYSMQAVLAIQDSHKELHRLLLQENEKTSRGQASRLNLVLEQEKYRNLEKQRVELANIHKLKQQFQQDQQRWLRECDQRQREQEAREGRLGQRECQCECEEELLEQSRQGLALQLQEYQQSLERLREGQKMVERERDNVKMQKKLLWHWKHGQQNSLFSPTGDYEIMGHNQLDSLHGENAFYFKEAVVCVSLSRINRPDSSLIYEDGVYGMNISNSDVAGTSENQVDLKMDTSCQPALTSELWKSTSPFQQMSFSCKSNKDSFNNDLNASQTHGPQTSVPNQGSIQSPQVDELQLNHQPENLQDAESGGRVEEEIVYL is encoded by the exons GCTGGAGAACTAAAGACTAACTACATTCATGGAGATGGTGTCAGCAGTGAAATATCTCTGAATCCCACCAACTCAATCCCGATGGCTAAGAGCTCTTCATCTCCCTCCCTTGAGGAGAATGATCAATTTATATATCTCCCAGATGAACAAAGTCAAAGGCcagtgaaaaatgaagaaaatgcaggatCAAGGCATGCCATTTCACCTTCTCATCTGTATGGAGCAGATTCGTATCTTACATTCAAGACCCATGGATTTATTAAGGATTGGGGCCAAATTTATGctgatatgaaaaaaagaag TTCAAGTCTTGATGACCTTGAAGTAGACTGTGGAAGTGGAGCTGTGTCGGACAGATCCCATGTTCACTACCCTCCCCTCGGCTCTTCAGAGGCCCTGGCTTCTAGCAGAGATGGATTGAACTTACCTACCAGTCTGCAGCCCAAG GAATGCACAGTGTTTGGGATTCGGTCACGCTCGTATTCCTGTTCCTCACCCAAAAGTTTGGTAGGAAGACCTCGCATTCCTCGGGACTTTGCAGTTGGGGATTCAAATGGAG AGAAAGCGTACAGTCTGCCCGAGCAGTCCCGAGAGCAAAGGTATGGGTGTGTGTCGCGGAGAGCCGGGAGCAG GATTCAGGAAGAGGAATGGAATAAATATGCTGTACCCTCAAAAAATGagtctgaaaaatataaagtgaGTCGGACTTTCAGCTTTCTGATGAACAGGATGACCAGCACACGGAATAAATGCAAG acaaaaaataaagataccAAAGATAAGGAGAAACCAACCAGGCACAACTTTTCAAATGGTTCTTTCCCAGGAGTTATCCCATGTACAGTCTGTGAAAAGGCTCTCCTAGGAAAGGAGTCACTGCAGTGCTCTC ATTGCAGTGTGATTGTGCATAAAAGCTGCAAGGAGTGCGCTCCTGTGTGCACCAAG aaatcCCAGGAGAGATACCATAATAAAAACAAGCCCCAAGTTGGTGTAACAA ATGCCCTGCCTGGAGACATTTCACAGATGGTTCAATCCTCAGTGCATCCTTCTTCCTCCGTGCCTATTGGACTGTCTCCTGGAAAGAGGGAAGCCTCACAACAGCCGTACTTCTTGTCTAAAAGTGTCCCCAGCGCCAGTTTGGAAAG AAGAGCTACACAATTTTCTGAACAAGACTCCGAGACTAGCCCCTGGAGGTCCAAGTCACAGTCTGAAGAGATGTTACAAGCATTAGGGGCCTTTTCTTCAATGGATGCTTTTATAATGGAAG ATGATGTGGATTTGTCTCAGTGGACTGATCTCTGCACAGATGCAGAAGAGTTTGAGGCAGAGTCCTGGAGTCTTGTCGTGGATCCAATGTTCTGTAGCAAGCAAGAAAAGGATGTTGTCAAGCGGCAGGATGTCATATTTG AGTTGATGCAAACAGAAGTACATCACATCCATACCCTGTTCATTATGTCTGAAATATTCCGGAAAGGGATGAAGGAAGAACTGCAGCTTGACCACAGCATGGTGGACAGAATATTCCCCTGCTTAGATGAGCTACTGGAGATACACAAGCAATTCTTCTGCAGAATGAAGGACAGACGGCAGGAATCATGTGAGGCAGGGAGTGAGCGTAATTTTGTCATCAACAGAATTGGAGACATCCTTGTGCAGCAG ttttcagaggaaaatgcaactaaaatggagaaaatatatGGAGAGTTTTGTAGCCATCAGAAAGAAGCTGTTAATCTCTTCAAGGAGCTGCAACAAAACAAGAAGTTCCAGAATTTTATTAAA CTGAGAAATAGTAACATGTTGGCACGACGCCGAGGAATCCCTGAGTGCATTTTGCTCGTCACCCAGCGGATCACCAAATACCCTGTTCTGGTTGAAAGGATACTGCAATACTCAAAAG aaggaacagaagaacaaaaagacCTATGCAAAGCCCTTCGTCTAATTAAGGATATAATTGCAGCAGTAGATTTGAAAGTGAATGAgtatgaaaaaaagcaaaaactgttGGAAATTCTCTgtagaactgaaaacaaaacatatacaaagctgaaaaatggcCATGTTTTTAGGAAGCAAGACTTGATGAGGAAAGAGAGGGTACTTCTTCACGAAGGTTTAGTGTATTGGAAGACAGCAACTGGTCGGTTCAAAG acACCTTAGCTCTGCTTCTAACTGATGTACTACTGTTCTTACAAGAAAAGGATCAAAAATACATCTTTGCAGCTGTT GACCAGAAACCTTCTGTTATCTCCCTTCAGAGGCTCATAGTAAGAGAAGTAGCCAACGAAGAAAGGGGGATGTTCCTGATCAGTGCTTCATCTGCAGGGCCTGAGATGTATGAGGTTCATACCAGTTCCAAAGAAGAACGTAACAATTGGATGAGGCATATTCAAGAGGCAGTGGAAAG TTGtccagaggaagaagaagaagtaaaaatgaGTGAGTCTGATGAGGACAGACGTACTGCTGAGGCCAAGGCAtacaaaattcagaaatatcaAG AATCACTGAGTAACCAAGACCAGCAAATATGCAGTCATTTAGAAGAAAAGTTGCGTATCTATGCAGAACTGGGAGATATGTGTGGGTTTGACGATGTCCACGTAGAACCTCACCTACTTATCAAACCCGATTCTGGAGAAACTCCACAGGCTGcctcactgctggcagcagcactcaggGAAG TTGAAAGTCTCCATGTCGCTGTAACAACATCACAAGTGAGTGAAACAGACAGATCACCAGAGGAAAGTACTGAAGAATTAACTGTGAAGCGTACATTCACTGCCAATGAAATCTTGGAATCTGTTGCTGGTG atgcagaaagaaaagaaattgaagaatCACCAGAAATCAATCTCAGTGTTGAGGAGGAAGTGGCAGGTGCCAGTCTTGAGGATAAG ggaGGAAGTATGAATATTTCAGGATCTACAGGGACAGAG attGTACAAGCAATCCAGAACTTAACCCGTCTCTTATACAGCATGCAG GCAGTACTGGCTATCCAGGACAGCCACAAAGAGCTCCATAGGTTACTACTGCAAGAGAATGAGAAGACCAGTCGAGGCCAGGCTTCTCGGCTAAACCTCGTTTTGGAACAAGAAAAATACCGGaatctggaaaaacaaagggtGGAACTGGCCAACATACACAAGTTGAAGCAGCAGTTTCAGCAGGACCAGCAGCGGTGGCTGCGTGAATGTGACCAGCGGCAGCGGGAGCAGGAGGCGAGGGAGGGCCGGCTGGGGCAGCGGGAGTGCCAGTGCGAGTGcgaggaggagctgctggagcagagccgACAGGGACTGgcgctgcagctgcaggagtaccagcagagcctggagaggCTCCGGGAGGGCCAGAAAAtggtggagagagagagagacaatgtgaaaatgcagaagaaactCCTGTGGCACTGGAAGCATGGTCAGCAAAACAGCCTGTTTTCACCCACAGGGGACTATGAG ATAATGGGACATAATCAGTTGGACAGCTTACATGGTGAAAATGCATTCTACTTCAAGGAAGCTGTAGTGTGTGTGTCTCTAAGCAGAATCAACAGACCAGATTCTTCTCTCATTTATGAGGATGGTGTGTATGGGATGAATATCTCAAATTCTGATGTAGCAGGGACTAGTGAAAATCAGGTGGACCTCAAAATGGACACTTCTTGTCAGCCAGCATTAACTAGTGAACTGTGGAAATCCACTAGTCCTTTCCAGCAGATGTCTTTTTCCTGCAAAAGCAACAAGGATTCCTTTAACAATG
- the ARHGEF28 gene encoding rho guanine nucleotide exchange factor 28 isoform X7, which produces MDSDSDSPFNYSWPSLPKMRIRRRATKPEHRHSTLDVLRKLKSPPTFFAATRLSPMLSGSDEVYANCMVVDQAGELKTNYIHGDGVSSEISLNPTNSIPMAKSSSSPSLEENDQFIYLPDEQSQRPVKNEENAGSRHAISPSHLYGADSYLTFKTHGFIKDWGQIYADMKKRSSSLDDLEVDCGSGAVSDRSHVHYPPLGSSEALASSRDGLNLPTSLQPKECTVFGIRSRSYSCSSPKSLVGRPRIPRDFAVGDSNGEKAYSLPEQSREQRIQEEEWNKYAVPSKNESEKYKVSRTFSFLMNRMTSTRNKCKTKNKDTKDKEKPTRHNFSNGSFPGVIPCTVCEKALLGKESLQCSHCSVIVHKSCKECAPVCTKKSQERYHNKNKPQVGVTNALPGDISQMVQSSVHPSSSVPIGLSPGKREASQQPYFLSKSVPSASLERRATQFSEQDSETSPWRSKSQSEEMLQALGAFSSMDAFIMEDDVDLSQWTDLCTDAEEFEAESWSLVVDPMFCSKQEKDVVKRQDVIFELMQTEVHHIHTLFIMSEIFRKGMKEELQLDHSMVDRIFPCLDELLEIHKQFFCRMKDRRQESCEAGSERNFVINRIGDILVQQFSEENATKMEKIYGEFCSHQKEAVNLFKELQQNKKFQNFIKLRNSNMLARRRGIPECILLVTQRITKYPVLVERILQYSKEGTEEQKDLCKALRLIKDIIAAVDLKVNEYEKKQKLLEILCRTENKTYTKLKNGHVFRKQDLMRKERVLLHEGLVYWKTATGRFKDTLALLLTDVLLFLQEKDQKYIFAAVDQKPSVISLQRLIVREVANEERGMFLISASSAGPEMYEVHTSSKEERNNWMRHIQEAVESCPEEEEEVKMSESDEDRRTAEAKAYKIQKYQESLSNQDQQICSHLEEKLRIYAELGDMCGFDDVHVEPHLLIKPDSGETPQAASLLAAALREVESLHVAVTTSQVSETDRSPEESTEELTVKRTFTANEILESVAGDAERKEIEESPEINLSVEEEVAGASLEDKGGSMNISGSTGTEIVQAIQNLTRLLYSMQAVLAIQDSHKELHRLLLQENEKTSRGQASRLNLVLEQEKYRNLEKQRVELANIHKLKQQFQQDQQRWLRECDQRQREQEAREGRLGQRECQCECEEELLEQSRQGLALQLQEYQQSLERLREGQKMVERERDNVKMQKKLLWHWKHGQQNSLFSPTGDYEIMGHNQLDSLHGENAFYFKEAVVCVSLSRINRPDSSLIYEDGVYGMNISNSDVAGTSENQVDLKMDTSCQPALTSELWKSTSPFQQMSFSCKSNKDSFNNDLNASQTHGPQTSVPNQGSIQSPQVDELQLNHQPENLQDAESGGRVEEEIVYL; this is translated from the exons GCTGGAGAACTAAAGACTAACTACATTCATGGAGATGGTGTCAGCAGTGAAATATCTCTGAATCCCACCAACTCAATCCCGATGGCTAAGAGCTCTTCATCTCCCTCCCTTGAGGAGAATGATCAATTTATATATCTCCCAGATGAACAAAGTCAAAGGCcagtgaaaaatgaagaaaatgcaggatCAAGGCATGCCATTTCACCTTCTCATCTGTATGGAGCAGATTCGTATCTTACATTCAAGACCCATGGATTTATTAAGGATTGGGGCCAAATTTATGctgatatgaaaaaaagaag TTCAAGTCTTGATGACCTTGAAGTAGACTGTGGAAGTGGAGCTGTGTCGGACAGATCCCATGTTCACTACCCTCCCCTCGGCTCTTCAGAGGCCCTGGCTTCTAGCAGAGATGGATTGAACTTACCTACCAGTCTGCAGCCCAAG GAATGCACAGTGTTTGGGATTCGGTCACGCTCGTATTCCTGTTCCTCACCCAAAAGTTTGGTAGGAAGACCTCGCATTCCTCGGGACTTTGCAGTTGGGGATTCAAATGGAG AGAAAGCGTACAGTCTGCCCGAGCAGTCCCGAGAGCAAAG GATTCAGGAAGAGGAATGGAATAAATATGCTGTACCCTCAAAAAATGagtctgaaaaatataaagtgaGTCGGACTTTCAGCTTTCTGATGAACAGGATGACCAGCACACGGAATAAATGCAAG acaaaaaataaagataccAAAGATAAGGAGAAACCAACCAGGCACAACTTTTCAAATGGTTCTTTCCCAGGAGTTATCCCATGTACAGTCTGTGAAAAGGCTCTCCTAGGAAAGGAGTCACTGCAGTGCTCTC ATTGCAGTGTGATTGTGCATAAAAGCTGCAAGGAGTGCGCTCCTGTGTGCACCAAG aaatcCCAGGAGAGATACCATAATAAAAACAAGCCCCAAGTTGGTGTAACAA ATGCCCTGCCTGGAGACATTTCACAGATGGTTCAATCCTCAGTGCATCCTTCTTCCTCCGTGCCTATTGGACTGTCTCCTGGAAAGAGGGAAGCCTCACAACAGCCGTACTTCTTGTCTAAAAGTGTCCCCAGCGCCAGTTTGGAAAG AAGAGCTACACAATTTTCTGAACAAGACTCCGAGACTAGCCCCTGGAGGTCCAAGTCACAGTCTGAAGAGATGTTACAAGCATTAGGGGCCTTTTCTTCAATGGATGCTTTTATAATGGAAG ATGATGTGGATTTGTCTCAGTGGACTGATCTCTGCACAGATGCAGAAGAGTTTGAGGCAGAGTCCTGGAGTCTTGTCGTGGATCCAATGTTCTGTAGCAAGCAAGAAAAGGATGTTGTCAAGCGGCAGGATGTCATATTTG AGTTGATGCAAACAGAAGTACATCACATCCATACCCTGTTCATTATGTCTGAAATATTCCGGAAAGGGATGAAGGAAGAACTGCAGCTTGACCACAGCATGGTGGACAGAATATTCCCCTGCTTAGATGAGCTACTGGAGATACACAAGCAATTCTTCTGCAGAATGAAGGACAGACGGCAGGAATCATGTGAGGCAGGGAGTGAGCGTAATTTTGTCATCAACAGAATTGGAGACATCCTTGTGCAGCAG ttttcagaggaaaatgcaactaaaatggagaaaatatatGGAGAGTTTTGTAGCCATCAGAAAGAAGCTGTTAATCTCTTCAAGGAGCTGCAACAAAACAAGAAGTTCCAGAATTTTATTAAA CTGAGAAATAGTAACATGTTGGCACGACGCCGAGGAATCCCTGAGTGCATTTTGCTCGTCACCCAGCGGATCACCAAATACCCTGTTCTGGTTGAAAGGATACTGCAATACTCAAAAG aaggaacagaagaacaaaaagacCTATGCAAAGCCCTTCGTCTAATTAAGGATATAATTGCAGCAGTAGATTTGAAAGTGAATGAgtatgaaaaaaagcaaaaactgttGGAAATTCTCTgtagaactgaaaacaaaacatatacaaagctgaaaaatggcCATGTTTTTAGGAAGCAAGACTTGATGAGGAAAGAGAGGGTACTTCTTCACGAAGGTTTAGTGTATTGGAAGACAGCAACTGGTCGGTTCAAAG acACCTTAGCTCTGCTTCTAACTGATGTACTACTGTTCTTACAAGAAAAGGATCAAAAATACATCTTTGCAGCTGTT GACCAGAAACCTTCTGTTATCTCCCTTCAGAGGCTCATAGTAAGAGAAGTAGCCAACGAAGAAAGGGGGATGTTCCTGATCAGTGCTTCATCTGCAGGGCCTGAGATGTATGAGGTTCATACCAGTTCCAAAGAAGAACGTAACAATTGGATGAGGCATATTCAAGAGGCAGTGGAAAG TTGtccagaggaagaagaagaagtaaaaatgaGTGAGTCTGATGAGGACAGACGTACTGCTGAGGCCAAGGCAtacaaaattcagaaatatcaAG AATCACTGAGTAACCAAGACCAGCAAATATGCAGTCATTTAGAAGAAAAGTTGCGTATCTATGCAGAACTGGGAGATATGTGTGGGTTTGACGATGTCCACGTAGAACCTCACCTACTTATCAAACCCGATTCTGGAGAAACTCCACAGGCTGcctcactgctggcagcagcactcaggGAAG TTGAAAGTCTCCATGTCGCTGTAACAACATCACAAGTGAGTGAAACAGACAGATCACCAGAGGAAAGTACTGAAGAATTAACTGTGAAGCGTACATTCACTGCCAATGAAATCTTGGAATCTGTTGCTGGTG atgcagaaagaaaagaaattgaagaatCACCAGAAATCAATCTCAGTGTTGAGGAGGAAGTGGCAGGTGCCAGTCTTGAGGATAAG ggaGGAAGTATGAATATTTCAGGATCTACAGGGACAGAG attGTACAAGCAATCCAGAACTTAACCCGTCTCTTATACAGCATGCAG GCAGTACTGGCTATCCAGGACAGCCACAAAGAGCTCCATAGGTTACTACTGCAAGAGAATGAGAAGACCAGTCGAGGCCAGGCTTCTCGGCTAAACCTCGTTTTGGAACAAGAAAAATACCGGaatctggaaaaacaaagggtGGAACTGGCCAACATACACAAGTTGAAGCAGCAGTTTCAGCAGGACCAGCAGCGGTGGCTGCGTGAATGTGACCAGCGGCAGCGGGAGCAGGAGGCGAGGGAGGGCCGGCTGGGGCAGCGGGAGTGCCAGTGCGAGTGcgaggaggagctgctggagcagagccgACAGGGACTGgcgctgcagctgcaggagtaccagcagagcctggagaggCTCCGGGAGGGCCAGAAAAtggtggagagagagagagacaatgtgaaaatgcagaagaaactCCTGTGGCACTGGAAGCATGGTCAGCAAAACAGCCTGTTTTCACCCACAGGGGACTATGAG ATAATGGGACATAATCAGTTGGACAGCTTACATGGTGAAAATGCATTCTACTTCAAGGAAGCTGTAGTGTGTGTGTCTCTAAGCAGAATCAACAGACCAGATTCTTCTCTCATTTATGAGGATGGTGTGTATGGGATGAATATCTCAAATTCTGATGTAGCAGGGACTAGTGAAAATCAGGTGGACCTCAAAATGGACACTTCTTGTCAGCCAGCATTAACTAGTGAACTGTGGAAATCCACTAGTCCTTTCCAGCAGATGTCTTTTTCCTGCAAAAGCAACAAGGATTCCTTTAACAATG